Below is a window of Aerosakkonema funiforme FACHB-1375 DNA.
ACTCCCCCGCTCCCCCACTCTCCCACTCCCCCACTCTCCCACTCCCCCACTGCGCTTGTATGTGGCAGATACCATGCTGGGGGCGTTGGTAACTTCTCCGAGACAACGCAAAGCGATATCTCATCGTCAAAGTTCGACGCGATTTTTAGATGCGGAAAAGAAGGTTAAAGTCGCTTCTCGCGAGAGTTTTGTTGGGCGTCGCCGTCAGATTCAGAAGTGTTTGAGAACGCTGACTCAATCTGCTGACGAGGTAGGCGTGTTGATTTACGGGATGGGAGGATTGGGAAAAAGCACTTTGGCAGCGAGATTGTGCGATCGCATCCCCAATTTTGAGACGATTGTTTTGGTGGGGAAAATTGATGAGGCGAAGTTAGTCAAAGAACTGACGAAATGTTTGGATTACAATACCACATTGCGAGAAATTTTGCAAGCGCAAAATGAAACTTTGGAATGGAAATTGCGGCAAGTGTTTCGTTATCTGGAAGTTATTGAGAAATCGAAACCTTTGTTGTTGGTTTTAGATGATTTTGAATTGAATTTATCAGCGCGAGATGGTGGATTTATCCCCTCAGCAGAAGCAGCAGAAATATTAGAAGCGTTGGTAAGTGCGATTTGGGATACTCAAGCACCTCATCGCGTAATTATTACCAGTCGTTATGAGTTTGAATTTTCTTGGTTGCGATGTTTCTACAAGCAACCTTTGGATGGAATGCGGGGTGCAGATTGGCGGAAAAAATGCGATCGCCTCGATGCGTTTGATGACAAATCGCAGGTAAATGGGGAATTGCAAACAAAGGCGAAAACTCTGGCAGATGGCAATCCGCGTTTGTTGGAATGGATGGATAAGCTGTTGCGAGATGCGACGAGTAGAGAGGCGATGAATCGCGCAGGAGTGGATCGACTTTCGATTGAGGATGTTTCGGAAATTTTAAGTCAGTTGGAAGGGAAAAAAGTTGATTTGCGCGAGAAGGTTTTAGCTAAGGCGTTGCTGGATATAATGGATGGGGAGTTGCGGGAAATGTTGCAACTGGGATTGATGTTTGATTTGCCAGTACCGCCAGCAGCATTAGAAACCATTGGCGCGAAGATTGCCAAGGTGAAGCAGCATATCGAACGCGCTATTGCTTTAGGATTGTTGTCAGTTGGAACGGATGATGCTTTAAGAGTGCCGCGCATTTTGCCGTTGCCATTGTTGGAATATGAGGAAGTTTTATATCGGCAAGCGGCAGAGGTGTTGTATCGTTTTTGGTGGGAGGAGGCGCAATCTGCAACTGAGGAACAAAGGGTGGAGATTCATCGCTTGGCGTTGTTGGGTAAGGCAGAAAAGATTGCGGTGGAAATGGCAGATAAGTTGACAAGTCGATGGAATAATCAAAGTCGATTTCGGGAAGCTGTCAAGACTTGCCAAGATACTTTAGATATTGTGGAAGATTATCGCATTTTTCATAACTTAGCTAATTCTGAGAAACAATTGGGTGATGTGGATCGAGCTTTGGTACACTATCAACAAGCTTTAGACAGTTGTCCTCCTGAAGAAGAACAAGAAAAAGCTGCGATTATTCACAATCTGGCAAATATCTATGCCAATCGCGGGGATGTAGAGGATGCGATCGCATTTTATCAGCAATCTCTGGAATTAGAAGAACGGATTGGCAATCTTCAAGGTAAGGCGGCGACGTTGCACCAACTGGCAAATATCTATGCCAATCGCGGGGAAGTAGAGGATGCGATCGCATTTTATCAGCAATCTCTGGAATTATTTGAAGGGATTGGCAATGTTCAAGGTAAGGCGGCGACGTTGCACCAAATGGCTGGTATCTATGCCAATCGCGGGGATGTAGAGGATGCGATCGCATTTTATCAGCAATCTCTGGAATTAGAAGAACGGATTGGCAATCTTCAAGGTAAGGCGATAACTTTGGCAATGATGGGACAATTATTAGCAGATGAGTTAGGAGATTTTGACACAGCACTAAACTATTTACAGCAATCTCTGGAAATATTGCAGCGCCTCAAATCTCCCGACGCCGAAACAGTTCGGAGAATCATCGCCAGAGTGCAGGGGATGGTGGGAATTTAATGTTTTAATTTTGTACGTTTTTTTAAAGAAACCTGACATAATGCTTTTCTCGATCTTAACTTTAAACTATGAAACTACAATACTATCCAGAAACAGATTCTCTCTATATAGATTTAAGCGAAAAACCAAGTACTGATTCCGAAGAAATCGCCGATGGCATAGTAGTTGACTTTGACGCAGAACGAAACATCGTAGGTTTAGACATTCAGCACGCCAGTCAACATTTAGCAATGGAAAACTTAGAAACCGTATCTCTACCTGCATTGAATATTAGTATCAAAACTTGACACAGCGTTATAGATAGAATATCCGCTAGCATCAGTTACCTAAAAAAATCGCTTTCTTACAGCGCTTTGCAGGTCAGTGAGGTACACAGATCCCCGACTTCTTAGAGAAGTCGGGGATCTATCCACATAGCCTGTACCTCATTTACCTGCAATATGCTGTATCTGCGTTCATCTGCGTTCATCTGCCTTTATCTGCGGTAAAAAACTAACCCCTAATTCCCACAAATAATCTTTCCCATCACTCTTACAAACTGATGCAATTAGACATTCCGCTCAATAATTTCAGTCCACTTCAGTGGACTTTCGCTATGACGCTGCGATTTGAATCGCAGGCGGGCTATGACTTTAGGTATGTAGTTGGGCTTTAGCCTTAAAAGAGGGCTAAAGCCCAACTACGTACCAAATTCAGACTACTTCACCGCTGTTTCCGCCATACCGGGGAAACAAACCTTCGTACCGCCTAAACCGCAATACCCACCCGGATTTTTAGCCAGATATTGCTGATGGTAACCTTCCGCGTAATAAAACTCAGGCGCATCAATTATCTCTGTAGTAATTTTACCGTAATTTGATGCCTTGAGCGCTTTTTGATAAGCGTCTCGCGATGCTTCGGCTAACTTTCTTTGCTCATCCGAGTAAACATAAATACCGGAACGGTATTGAGTGCCAACATCGTTACCCTGACGCATTCCTTGGGTGGGGTCGTGACTTTCCCAGAAAGCTTTCAAAAGTTCTTCGTAACTGACAACTTTGGGGTCAAAAACAACCAAAACAACTTCATTATGTCCCGTCATCCCCGTACATACTTCTTGATAGGTGGGGTTGGGTGTGATCCCGGCTGCATAACCGACTGCGGTGCTGTAAACTCCGTTAAGCTGCCAGAATTTGCGTTCTGCACCCCAAAAACACCCCAAGCCGAACATTGCCATTTGCATACCGTCGGGAAAAGGAGGTTTGAGCGGATTGCCGTTGACGAAGTGTTTCGCGGGTACTGGCATGGTTTCCCCACGTCCCGGCAATGCTTGTTCTGGTGTGGGTAGGCTCAGTTTTTTACCGAATCCGAATATGCCCATTTGTTTTGACTCTGATTTGCGATCGTACCTTTACATTACTTAATATAGCGTTTTCATTATGCTGCCAATCCCAGGTGCAGGGAGGAGATTACCGCACCCGTACAGTGTCTCGCCGCTTGCCATTTGCGATATCAAGTTTGTTTATATTCGTTGTGTAAGGGGAGGGGGAAGCATCCCGGTATAATATCTCTTAGTTTTGAGAAAGCAATTGTCGCCGAAATGCTTCTCTGCTCCAAACATACTCAACCGATGTCACCGAACGCGATCTGATTTATACAGAATAATTTTGGATTAAATTAAGATTTGCGGATGCTGAGATGTGAGTAGAATAATCTTTAGGTAGGAGCAACTTCTAAAATTTTACATTCAGGATGCTCCTATAGACTGGTGAAAAATTATAAAAATGCGAAGTACATACATTAGTTAAACAAATGCCATACAGCGATCGTACTCGCACAGTACGTTAATCCTGTAAACAAACACAGATAGGATATCTGAAGGAAAAGAATCGGCAAGCATGGTCAACCGCAATGCCCAACAAACACAAATCGAGCAAGCGATCGCTGTTTTACAGCAAGCACTAGAAGCGGACGATCGCAGGAACGATACTGAAGGGAAGGCAGAGAAGTTGTATCAAATGGCAATTCTCAAAGCCAACCAAGGGAAAATCGATGAGGCGATCCGTCTTTACGAACAGTGCCAAAAACTATACGATCGACTCGGCGATACGGAAGGTGTAGCAACTATATTATACCAGATGGCGACGCTAAAAGCCAACAAGGGAGAAATGAAGAAAGCGATCGCTTTGTTCGAGCAATCTCTGAAATTGGCAAAAAGCATTGGCGATGTGGAAACACAAGCGGAAACGCTGCATTCTTTGGCAATGGTGAAGGCGAATCAAGGCCAAGTTAAAGATGCGATCGCTATGTGTCAGGAATCAATCCAGCTTAAAGAAAGTATAAATGATATCCAGGGTCAAGCGACGACGCTGCACCAGCTAGCAATCCTGATCGCAAATCAGGGAGAAGTTGAGAATGCGATCGAGCTATTTGGAGAGTCTCTGGCGCTCAAAGAAAGTATCAACGATATCCAGGGTCAAAGCTCCACATTACATTGTTTGGCAGTTATCTACGCCCATCACGGACAAATAGAAACAGCCAACGATTTATATCGGCAATCTCTACAACTAAAAGCAGGTATTGGCGATATCGAAGGTCAAGCGGACACATTGCACCAGTTAGGTGAATTATATCAACAAATGGGTAGAGTTGAGGATGCGATCGAACTATATCGACAATCCTTACAATTCCGAGAACAAAGCACTAATATTGAGGGCAAAGCTACCACAATGGGAATGCTAGGTCAACTGTTAGCATCCCAGGGCGATTTCTTCACAGCACTCGTTTATTTGCAGTCCACTTTGGAAATATTCGATCGCCTCAAATCTCCTAATGCCAAAACAGTTAGAGAAGTTATTGCTGATGTGCGCCGAATGCAACGGGAAGAGGCTAGGGACTAGGGGCTAGGGGCTAGGGGAAGAGAGGGATTAGGGGTACTTGGGCTATAAAATCAAAAGTTAAAAGTCAAAACTCAAAACTCAAAACTCAAAAATTTTCCTCTCCCTCTTCTTCCCTCTCCCTCTTCCCTAGCCCCTAGCCCCTAGCCCCTTCCCCTAATGCGTTGTAAAACGCGAACAGCCGTATCGGTAAAATCAGTAAACAATCCATCTACACCGAGATGAAAAAACTGCTCGTACTCGGCTTCTGGGTTATTATGGTAATCTGGTGCTAAGAACTGCGCTTCATTGCGAAAAGTGTAAGGATGCACCAACAAACCGACAGCATGAGCATCTATAATTAAAGATGTAGGCGATAACAATCTCCCGTGTTCGTCCACTGGTACGATCGCTCGTTTATCTGGCCCAATACCATCAGCATATGCGGCTATTTTGGCTAATTCAGCTGGTGAAATTAAATCTTGATAAGTACGAGGATCGCCTGCAACTGCGAGATCGTAAGGCTTGCCGGTATTGCTGAGTAACTGAATTAGCGGCAAATCCGTCAATCGATCTAGTTGTTGGAGATTCGTTGTTTCAAATGATTGAATGAAAACCGGATCGTCTGCTTTATTGTAGCCGTTATTGTGGAGAATTTCAATTAAAGGTTCTTCTAAAGATAAACCAATGCTATCAAAATATGTCGGGTGTTTGGTTTCTGGATAAATACCGATCGTCCGTCCAGTTTCCCCACTTTTGCGTTTAGCTAAATCGATAATTTCTGGCAGAGTAGGGACGGAAAATAAGCCGTTGAAAGATTGCGATCGAAACGGCAGACGTTCTTTAGCCCGTAGCGTCTTAATTTCAGATATGGTAAAATCTTCAGCAAACCAGCCAGTGACAGTTTCGCCATCAATAATTTTAGCAGTTTTGCGGTTGGCAAATTCCGGGCGATCGGCTACATCGGTAGTACCGGATATTTCATTTTCGTGACGCGCAATTAACACGCCATCTTGAGTAGAAACTAAATCCGGTTCGATGAAATCTGCCCCCAGATCGATCGCCAATTCATACCCAGCTAAAGTATGTTCCGGACGCCAACCGCTTGCGCCTCGGTGGGCAATAATTATCGGACGCGATGTTGTTGCGATCGTTTTACCAACCATCATTTTCTGCCACTTTTCTTACAGTTTCCGCCTCCAATTGTAAGCGGGCTGCAACTTCTTGAACGCTTAATCCCAGTTTCAGTAGCAGTGCGATCGTTTGTAATTTATTTTGGAATTTTCCCTTTTCAATCCATTCAGCAATAGCTTCAGCACGACCTTCTTCGTAGGCTTCTTGATAAACTTTGGTATGTCTGATGAGGTTCAGCATTGACATAGTTTCTCTACCCATAGTATTTGGCTAAGAGCGATTTTCTACCACTTTTCTTACAGCTTCCTCGTCAAGTTGCAAGCGTACTGCAACTTCCTGAATACTCAATCCTAGATCCAGTAGCAGAGGTATCATTTCTAATTTAGTTTGTAATTTTCCTTCTTCAATCCCTTCAGCAAGACCTTCTTGACGACCTTCAGCAAGACCTTCTTGACGACCTTCAGCAAGACCTTCTTCGCGGGCTTCTTGATACACTCTGGTTTGCCTGAGTAGGTTCAGTCCTAGCATAGCTTCGATTTCCTCTCGACCTAAATTGGGAAATTTATAGACAACAACTGTTTCAATAAATTCTAGCACTTGCCGCTGGATAATGGTATCTGTCAATTCAACAGTAGCTTTGTTAATTAGTTCTTTAGCGCGGCTGGTAGTATTCGTGGGAGTCTCTACAATTAATTTCAGGATACCTATTCCCAAAGAGTCCTGACTAACGGCTTCTATTTCGTCTAAATAAAAGCAGCGCAGGTGCTTTTCCACTAACGTGCGATAGCGCGGATGCACTGGTGTTTCGTAACTGCGGCGTTCGTAGATAACTATAGTATACCAATCTGAATTAGGCGGTCTATATTGGCGGAAGTAAACAAAGATTTCGCCAAACAACCGTTCGTAAAATTCTTCATCTTTATAAGATTGAATTTCGACAAAGTAAAGCGGTTCTGTCGGGAACTGTTCTAAAGTAGCAAATAAACCATCGATGCGGAAACTCTGCTGTTTGATTTCAGGGGCGATGAATTCGTAGGCATTGATGTTGGCGTCAGGTTTGCCGATCAGTTCAAAGAAGATGTTGGGAAATTCTTTAAAAAGTTGATAAAAAATAGTATCTGTTTTCACTCTTATTTCCTATCTCGATTCAACGAAAACCTAACAGACGCAGAAAAGGTACAAAAAGATAATAACTCACACCTAACCAGAAACCGAGAATGATTCCCAAAAGACTGAAAAAGATAATGCTGAAACCGAAATTAGTCCAATTGAGGGTATGGAAAAAAGCATCAGAAAAACCGAAAAGAGCAGACACGGGCAAAATTTTGACCGTGAGGGTGACCAAACCTGCAAAGAAGCTAGCTGTGCCGATCGCAGTAAATACAGCATGAACAAGATCGTGACTGGGCAATCCCAATCCCAAAGTCAATAGAAAAGCTGCAACCGCCGTCATGATTACCAAATCGTCGGGTGCGATGACTCCAGATGGCGCGACTCTTTGCAAAATTAACCAACCAACCGCATAACCGAAAACGCCCATCATTCCTGTTATTAAATAGCGCCGTTGTTGTTGACCCAAAGTTTTGGCTTGTGTCAAACCCCAAGCTGTTCCCAAACCGGCGGCGGCGAATAAAATCATTTGCGGTTTAGATGCTGCGATCGCTATATTAGAAACCCAGCTAGGTAATTGTTGTGCGATCGCACCCGGTATGTGAAAATTATGGGGAGAGCGATCGGCTAACCAAAAGCCAATTCCCGCACCCACACCCGCACCTATCCCCCCGCTGACCATCTGCAAAAGCGTACCGAAACAAGCTTTAATCAGTTGGATAGTCAGATGGTAAGCGTTAACGCTCAGCCATTTAGTCCATTTCCAAATTAGTGCCAGCCCAGCTAATAGCAAATTCAGGCATATTTGGAGCGTTTTGGGGATAATTTTCCACAAATCCCCCACCGCAAAATTTGGTGTGATTTGTCCGGGAGAAATCTTCCGCAAACGCTTGATCATTTCTCTGGCGTTGCTAGGTCGTCGATCGACATCCGATCGCACCATATCATCCAGCAATGCAGCAAAGCCCGGACTAACTTTAACGTATTGACGCCAGCGCAATTCCCCCGTTTTCGGATCTTCCATATCCGGGGGATATTGACCCGTCAGTAGCTGAATGCAAGTTAAACCGAGTGCATAAAAATCGGCGCTTGGCCCCACCACACCCCCAGCTATTTGTTCTGGGGGACTGTATCCCGGTGAAAATAATCGCGTCGAACTAGCTTGAGAATTGCTATGAGCGGGGCCTATTTGTTTTGCGCCACCAAAATCGATCAGTACCAATTGTCCGGTTCCGTGGCGCAGCATCAGGTTAGACGGTTTGATATCGCGATGGATAATTTTACGTAAGTGCAATTCTCGCAAAATCTGCACCGCCTGATTGAGCCAGTTCACCACCCACTTTTCCGGACAACCTTGGGGATGGTGCTTGAGAATATCCGCCAATGTCTGACCGGCGATTTTTTCCATTACCAGACAAGGTAGCAACTGCCCTTGGCGATCGCCTACGATAACCTGAAAATAACTATCTGGCTCTACTTTCGGTACTCCTGGATGACGCAGACTCGCCAGCACCATCGCTTCTTGCTCGAACAGCGACAAAGCTTTAGGTGAAGTTTCCAACAAAACCTTCAGCACTTGCTCTGTCTGCGTCTTAATATCCCAGACTGAATATATAGCCGCAAATCCGCCGAATCCCAGTCTTTCTAGAGGAATGTAGCGATTTTTAAGACGCAGCGTCGAGCCACAAATGTTGCAAAAATTATTCCCTATACTCTGGGGATAGGGACGCGGGCAAGCGGGATTGATGCAGTGGGCAGCAGTGGCAACAGATTGTTGATGCACAACTCAATCAAAAGCCAAGTTGGGACAAGTAAGGCCAAAACAAATGCAGAATGTCTTGATTCTACACGACTCCCAACAAATTTTGGCTTAATTGAGTCCTATGAGTTTTGAGCCTTGAATTCAGGACTCAAGACTCAAAACTCATCACGCATAAATCCGCAAAACGGTTAGGATTTACCGCCCTTACGGCCTATTTCCGACATATGTTCGCGGTCTTCACTGACAGTTTCGCCACCTTTGCGACCGGCTTCTACAGCTTCTTCATGAGAGAATTCGTGTGCAGTTCCTCTCTCATGAGCAACTTTTCCACCTTTGCGACCGGCTTCTACAGCTTCCTCATGAGAGAATTCATGAGCGGTGCCCTTTTCATGAGCAGCTTTGCCTCCTTTACTAGCTATTTCGCGCTGTTTTTCGTCATCCATAGAGGCGAAGCCACGATTGCTTGTATCTCGATCTTTTTTCTTAGCCATAACACAACGTTTTGTCTTGACAACTAATTTCATCGTAGAAACGTGAAAGTAGCGTTTCGTCTGCCGTTAGTAAGAGTCACTCTTATAAATTTACTTCTCCAGGTAGAAAAGAGTGTAAATTTCGGCAATATCAACGCATACAAAAAGTCAAGTATTGTAGAGTTCGCAGTAAGATTTTGCAGGCCCGAACTACTTGTGATTTTTTTAATTAACTGCTGCACTACTAACTGATGTTAAAGTTTTAGCTGTTGATTTCGTTTCTTCATCCAACACATTAATAACCCTGTTGTAGATATCTTTAGCTTGTTGGGAAGAATTACCGATGCTGGTTAACCCCAATTTACCGAATTCAGACAGGCAACCCATGAGATGAAATATTGTACCTGTTTCTGTACTGGTATCAAAATGCAGTCGATGATGGGCAATGATATCCATCAAATCGTTTGGCAGCAAACCGCGATAACGGTCTTTTTGCAAGTTGTCGGTAGCAATGTAATATTTCGGACTTCCCTGCTGGCTATAGAACAATCCGGTAGAAGTATTGTAGCGACCGTTAGTTAAAAATTTGAGGGTCATAAATGGATGGGTGGTGCCGCCTTTACGCAGGTTGATTTCAATTGCTTGCAAATCCCACTGCGCGTTACCTGCTTCGTCAGGTTGACGAACGGCGATAAAATCGACAGCGTAGCGTTCTAATGCTCCTTTTTCTGCCAGATTTCGACCAACTCGCAATCCCAATTCCTGCAATTGCAAGCGATAATATTCGTCGCCAGGAAAATAGCAACCCAGGTAAATTTGACCGCCAGAACCGCCCAAAATTTGATCGTGGGTAGAGAGGATTTCCACTTCTCCATCTGGTGTAATGCGACCTTGAACGCTGGGACTGCGTTTTTCTTCTCCTTCAATAAAAGCTTCTACAATTGCGCCTAATTCTGGTATGCGGCTGGAAAAGTGTGACCAAGTTTCGTTATGAGCTTGAAAACTAAGAAATGGGAAGCGATCGCTAATTGCCGCAACTCTTTCTCGATGCGATGCACAACTGGGAGCGACATCCTGAATAGGTCTTAAGTCTAACAGCGCATTGCCTTCTCCAGAAAATCCTTCGTTGAGCTTAACAACCATTCGCTGCAAAGTTGGTTGCCTCTCCCACAATTGAGCGGCTGCTTCCGCTAAATCTTCCGCGCTCAAAACAAGTTCGCTACCATCCGGGTGGGGAATATTGCACTCAGCAAATATTTGCCGACTGCCGCTTTTTGTCCCCCAGTAAAGTAAATCCGGATCTGCTGCTAGGAGGGGAACGCCTAATTGCAAAGATAAATCTCGTTCTAGAGTCGTCGAATTAAAGCAAATCATGAACGACTTCTCTAGGCGCAATGACTCTCGAATGCGCTCGAGCAAACGAGGACGCTCTAAAATTTTTTGAGTTAGGGGTGTGGTAGAGGAATCGTAGGTGGAAAATACTAGCAGGCGATCGCGAGCGTGGGAAAATGGGATGCCGGGGAGTAATTGCAGGTAGTAATCGATCACTATTGGCGGTAGTGGCTGCGATGTTACATAAATTACCCGTGCGCGAGGGCTCCGCAGCCGAATTAACGAAAATAGCAGCCGTTCTTCGTAGTAAAGGAAGCCCTCAATTTTCTGAAGTTCTCCCCGATCCATACTGAGGGAGGGAATTACCAAGATATCGTAATCGCCATTTTCCGA
It encodes the following:
- a CDS encoding tetratricopeptide repeat protein, which gives rise to LPRSPTLPLPHSPTPPLRLYVADTMLGALVTSPRQRKAISHRQSSTRFLDAEKKVKVASRESFVGRRRQIQKCLRTLTQSADEVGVLIYGMGGLGKSTLAARLCDRIPNFETIVLVGKIDEAKLVKELTKCLDYNTTLREILQAQNETLEWKLRQVFRYLEVIEKSKPLLLVLDDFELNLSARDGGFIPSAEAAEILEALVSAIWDTQAPHRVIITSRYEFEFSWLRCFYKQPLDGMRGADWRKKCDRLDAFDDKSQVNGELQTKAKTLADGNPRLLEWMDKLLRDATSREAMNRAGVDRLSIEDVSEILSQLEGKKVDLREKVLAKALLDIMDGELREMLQLGLMFDLPVPPAALETIGAKIAKVKQHIERAIALGLLSVGTDDALRVPRILPLPLLEYEEVLYRQAAEVLYRFWWEEAQSATEEQRVEIHRLALLGKAEKIAVEMADKLTSRWNNQSRFREAVKTCQDTLDIVEDYRIFHNLANSEKQLGDVDRALVHYQQALDSCPPEEEQEKAAIIHNLANIYANRGDVEDAIAFYQQSLELEERIGNLQGKAATLHQLANIYANRGEVEDAIAFYQQSLELFEGIGNVQGKAATLHQMAGIYANRGDVEDAIAFYQQSLELEERIGNLQGKAITLAMMGQLLADELGDFDTALNYLQQSLEILQRLKSPDAETVRRIIARVQGMVGI
- a CDS encoding DUF2283 domain-containing protein, encoding MKLQYYPETDSLYIDLSEKPSTDSEEIADGIVVDFDAERNIVGLDIQHASQHLAMENLETVSLPALNISIKT
- the msrA gene encoding peptide-methionine (S)-S-oxide reductase MsrA, translating into MGIFGFGKKLSLPTPEQALPGRGETMPVPAKHFVNGNPLKPPFPDGMQMAMFGLGCFWGAERKFWQLNGVYSTAVGYAAGITPNPTYQEVCTGMTGHNEVVLVVFDPKVVSYEELLKAFWESHDPTQGMRQGNDVGTQYRSGIYVYSDEQRKLAEASRDAYQKALKASNYGKITTEIIDAPEFYYAEGYHQQYLAKNPGGYCGLGGTKVCFPGMAETAVK
- a CDS encoding tetratricopeptide repeat protein, which codes for MVNRNAQQTQIEQAIAVLQQALEADDRRNDTEGKAEKLYQMAILKANQGKIDEAIRLYEQCQKLYDRLGDTEGVATILYQMATLKANKGEMKKAIALFEQSLKLAKSIGDVETQAETLHSLAMVKANQGQVKDAIAMCQESIQLKESINDIQGQATTLHQLAILIANQGEVENAIELFGESLALKESINDIQGQSSTLHCLAVIYAHHGQIETANDLYRQSLQLKAGIGDIEGQADTLHQLGELYQQMGRVEDAIELYRQSLQFREQSTNIEGKATTMGMLGQLLASQGDFFTALVYLQSTLEIFDRLKSPNAKTVREVIADVRRMQREEARD
- a CDS encoding glycerophosphodiester phosphodiesterase; the protein is MMVGKTIATTSRPIIIAHRGASGWRPEHTLAGYELAIDLGADFIEPDLVSTQDGVLIARHENEISGTTDVADRPEFANRKTAKIIDGETVTGWFAEDFTISEIKTLRAKERLPFRSQSFNGLFSVPTLPEIIDLAKRKSGETGRTIGIYPETKHPTYFDSIGLSLEEPLIEILHNNGYNKADDPVFIQSFETTNLQQLDRLTDLPLIQLLSNTGKPYDLAVAGDPRTYQDLISPAELAKIAAYADGIGPDKRAIVPVDEHGRLLSPTSLIIDAHAVGLLVHPYTFRNEAQFLAPDYHNNPEAEYEQFFHLGVDGLFTDFTDTAVRVLQRIRGRG
- a CDS encoding Rpn family recombination-promoting nuclease/putative transposase, whose amino-acid sequence is MSMLNLIRHTKVYQEAYEEGRAEAIAEWIEKGKFQNKLQTIALLLKLGLSVQEVAARLQLEAETVRKVAENDGW
- a CDS encoding Rpn family recombination-promoting nuclease/putative transposase, whose product is MKTDTIFYQLFKEFPNIFFELIGKPDANINAYEFIAPEIKQQSFRIDGLFATLEQFPTEPLYFVEIQSYKDEEFYERLFGEIFVYFRQYRPPNSDWYTIVIYERRSYETPVHPRYRTLVEKHLRCFYLDEIEAVSQDSLGIGILKLIVETPTNTTSRAKELINKATVELTDTIIQRQVLEFIETVVVYKFPNLGREEIEAMLGLNLLRQTRVYQEAREEGLAEGRQEGLAEGRQEGLAEGIEEGKLQTKLEMIPLLLDLGLSIQEVAVRLQLDEEAVRKVVENRS
- a CDS encoding protein kinase domain-containing protein — encoded protein: MHQQSVATAAHCINPACPRPYPQSIGNNFCNICGSTLRLKNRYIPLERLGFGGFAAIYSVWDIKTQTEQVLKVLLETSPKALSLFEQEAMVLASLRHPGVPKVEPDSYFQVIVGDRQGQLLPCLVMEKIAGQTLADILKHHPQGCPEKWVVNWLNQAVQILRELHLRKIIHRDIKPSNLMLRHGTGQLVLIDFGGAKQIGPAHSNSQASSTRLFSPGYSPPEQIAGGVVGPSADFYALGLTCIQLLTGQYPPDMEDPKTGELRWRQYVKVSPGFAALLDDMVRSDVDRRPSNAREMIKRLRKISPGQITPNFAVGDLWKIIPKTLQICLNLLLAGLALIWKWTKWLSVNAYHLTIQLIKACFGTLLQMVSGGIGAGVGAGIGFWLADRSPHNFHIPGAIAQQLPSWVSNIAIAASKPQMILFAAAGLGTAWGLTQAKTLGQQQRRYLITGMMGVFGYAVGWLILQRVAPSGVIAPDDLVIMTAVAAFLLTLGLGLPSHDLVHAVFTAIGTASFFAGLVTLTVKILPVSALFGFSDAFFHTLNWTNFGFSIIFFSLLGIILGFWLGVSYYLFVPFLRLLGFR
- a CDS encoding KGG domain-containing protein, with the translated sequence MKLVVKTKRCVMAKKKDRDTSNRGFASMDDEKQREIASKGGKAAHEKGTAHEFSHEEAVEAGRKGGKVAHERGTAHEFSHEEAVEAGRKGGETVSEDREHMSEIGRKGGKS
- a CDS encoding peptide ligase PGM1-related protein, giving the protein MEALPFSSGEQVNKFRFLQAQLRDRWQSIEQSENGDYDILVIPSLSMDRGELQKIEGFLYYEERLLFSLIRLRSPRARVIYVTSQPLPPIVIDYYLQLLPGIPFSHARDRLLVFSTYDSSTTPLTQKILERPRLLERIRESLRLEKSFMICFNSTTLERDLSLQLGVPLLAADPDLLYWGTKSGSRQIFAECNIPHPDGSELVLSAEDLAEAAAQLWERQPTLQRMVVKLNEGFSGEGNALLDLRPIQDVAPSCASHRERVAAISDRFPFLSFQAHNETWSHFSSRIPELGAIVEAFIEGEEKRSPSVQGRITPDGEVEILSTHDQILGGSGGQIYLGCYFPGDEYYRLQLQELGLRVGRNLAEKGALERYAVDFIAVRQPDEAGNAQWDLQAIEINLRKGGTTHPFMTLKFLTNGRYNTSTGLFYSQQGSPKYYIATDNLQKDRYRGLLPNDLMDIIAHHRLHFDTSTETGTIFHLMGCLSEFGKLGLTSIGNSSQQAKDIYNRVINVLDEETKSTAKTLTSVSSAAVN